The genomic DNA GCGCCCGGCAGAACATCTAAAACATAATTTATATCCTCTAATGTATGGAATGGTGTAACCTTCATTAGTAGGCTTCCATGAGCCTCCTCATATCTTCTACCGATCGCCAAAAGCACATGGCTCGGCTCCAAAACACGGCTAGTGCAAGCGCTCCCGCTGGAAACATAAATACCATTTAGGCTTAACTCAACGGTTAGAGCTTCCCCCTCACAATAGAGGAAGCTTATGTTCACGTTATCAGGTGCCCGCCTCTCACCGAATGGACCATTCAGTATAGTATGATCAACTCTCTCTAAGATGCCATTTATTAAATGATCTCTAAGATCAGTCATTCTTGATACATTCTCCCTAAAATTACTGTGTATGAATTCAACCGCCCTAGAGAACCCTACTATGCCGGGAACATTCTCGACTCCTGGCCAGAGCTTCTGTGTGCTAAGCTGCCCATGGACGATTGGCTCAAGTTTAACTCCCTCTTTAACGTATAGTGCGCCGACACCCTTAGGTCCATACACTTTGTGGCTGCTAAAGGATGCTAGGTCAATGTCGAGCTTCTTCATGTCTAGGGGTATTCTTCCGAGAGCATCGCAAGCATCCGTATGGATTAAAACATCTTTATCCCTAACTATGTCCCGTAGGGCTCTAATATCCTGAAGAGTGCCTATTTCATGGTTCACAGCAGCCACGCTTACAATAAGAGTCTCTTCATCAACATTTTTGGATAGAAAATCTAGGTTTATGAATCCCTCTTTATCCACGGGTATCTTCACAACCTTAAATCCATGTTTCTCGAGCTCCTCAGCCGGAAATATTACACTTAAATGCTCTATGCT from Candidatus Bathyarchaeia archaeon includes the following:
- a CDS encoding cysteine desulfurase family protein encodes the protein MTYSDISRGISELIETHGTPSKEVYLDNENSGLIIPEALKAMEDAYKLSGRGHPSITHLMSWISYQTLYEVTARIASAINCSPEEIVYTHSGTEANNLAIMGSAATSPRRRKILVSSIEHLSVIFPAEELEKHGFKVVKIPVDKEGFINLDFLSKNVDEETLIVSVAAVNHEIGTLQDIRALRDIVRDKDVLIHTDACDALGRIPLDMKKLDIDLASFSSHKVYGPKGVGALYVKEGVKLEPIVHGQLSTQKLWPGVENVPGIVGFSRAVEFIHSNFRENVSRMTDLRDHLINGILERVDHTILNGPFGERRAPDNVNISFLYCEGEALTVELSLNGIYVSSGSACTSRVLEPSHVLLAIGRRYEEAHGSLLMKVTPFHTLEDINYVLDVLPGAVKRIRSISPAKPLKEVK